Within the Candidatus Cloacimonas sp. genome, the region ATCCGGAGAAACGACATCTTGTCGTTTCCCTGGCAACCGAGCTAATTCTTTACGCGGAATTGGTAGTAACAGAAAAAATTGGGATGTTATTTTTTGGTTGACCAGGACATCAACCCTCCGATCCGGAGAAACGACATCTTGTCGTTTCCCTGGCAACAGAGCTAATTCTTTACGCGGAATTAGCGGTAACGGAATAAATTGGGATGTTATTTTTGGTTGACCAGGAGGTCAACCATCCGATCCGGAGAAACGACATCTTGTCGTTTCCCTGCCAACAGAGCTAATTTTTTACGCAGAATTAGCGATAACGGAATAAATTGGGAGTGTTATTTTTGGTTGACCAGGAGGTCAACCTTCCGATCCGGAGAAACGACATCTTGTCGTTTCCCTGGCAACCGAGCTAATTATTTATACTTAATTGGAAGTAACGGAATAAATTGGGATGTTATTTTTTGGTTGACCAGGAGGTCAACCCTCCGAATTTTGTTCGGCCAGGACATCAACTCTCCGGTGATAATTCCTGCTTGACAAAAAAGGGCAGATTTTGGGCATAGGCAATATGAAAGCACATAAAGCAATAGCATTATTTTCCGGTGGACTGGATAGTATTTTGGCAGTTAAATGGATGCAAAGTAAGGGATATGCAGTTCATCCGGTTTTTTTTAAAGCTCCGTATTTGTTTCCTGAGCGAGCAATTCACTATGCCGAAAAAAATGATATTAATTTAGAAGTGATAGATGTATCTGAGGAGCATATAAAGTTATTGGATAATCCGGTTTACGGTTTTGGCAAATGGATGAATCCCTGTATTGACTGTCACGGTTTTATGTTTAAAAAAGCCGCAGAACTGATGTTGGAAAGGGATGCCGATTATCTTATAAGTGGTGAGGTGTTGGGTCAGAGGCCTAAAAGTCAAAGGCGTGATGCGCTGGACAGCGTTAGTAAGCTAAGCAATGTAAAGGACTTAATTATTAGACCCTTATCTCAAAATTTACTTCCTGATACATTGCCTATTAGAGAAGGTTGGGTTAATAAAAAAGATATGCTATCCTTTCAGGGTCGCGGTCGTTTAGCTCAATTAGCATTGGCAGAAGAATTAGGTGTAGTTGATTTTCCTTCTCCGGCAGGAGGTTGTTTACTTACAGATCGTAATTACTGTTTACGTTTGCGAGATCTGCAAAAGCACCATCAGGACAATCTACATTCAATTGAATTACTTGCTTATGGTCGTCATTTTCGTTTAACGAAAGAAGCGAAATTAATTATCGGAAGAGATGAGGCAGAAAACGAAACCCTAAGGCAGATATTTCAACAAGGGGTAATGCTTGAGGCAAAGGAATATACAGGACCTTTGGGTTTTATTACCGGAAAGCTAAATTATGAAACTCTGGATTTAGCACTTTCTCTCTTTGTATTGTATCATTCTAAAGTTCCGATTTTTACAACTATTAATGTTTGGAGAATTACCGATAATAAAATAACCGGTAAGATGATAAAGATTGCTACTAAGAGAGATAGAGAGTTAATTAAAAAATACCTTATCTCATATTCGTAAAGATAAAGGATAAAAAAATGATAAAAATTGAAAGCACTGTTCTACTGGAAAACTTTCAAACCAATACTTATCTGCTTTGGGAAGGAGATAGTTCCGAGGCATTTTTAATTGATCCCGCTTCTCCAAGCGAAGCTTTTCTGAAACGAATTAACCAGTTGGAACTGAAAGTTAAAATGATTATCAACACTCATGGTCATGCAGATCATATTGGAGGTAATCAATATTTTGCCAAGGCATTCAATTGCCCTGTTGCTATTCATCAGGCGGACGCAGAAATGCTTACCAATAACTGTAAAAATATGAGTACTTATATGGGTTATGAACTACAGTTAGCATCTCCTCAAATTATTTTGCAGGATGGCGATGAACTCTTTCTCGGTTCCGAGCAAGTGAAAGTGATTCACACTCCGGGGCATACTAAAGGTAGTATATGCCTTTTAGCTGGCAAATATTTAATTAGCGGAGATACTTTATTTGAACAAAGCATTGGCAGAACCGATTTCCCCGGAGGAAGCCACAGTGCAATTATTGATTCCATAAAAAATAAACTATTTGTTTTGAAGGATGATGTTTTAGTGTTTCCGGGGCATGGACCCTCCACTTCCATTGGTTTGGAAAAATTTAATAATCCATTTGTGAATTAGGACGCACGATGCAGCATAAAGTTCTTATTTTGGATTTTGGCTCTCAATATACTCAATTGATAGCCAGAAAAGTGCGTTCTTTACATATCTATTGTGAAATTCATCCCTTCAATATCAGGATGGAACAGATTCAATCCCTTGCCCCGCAAGCGATTATTTTTTCCGGAAGTCCTTATAGCATTAATGACCAGGATTCCCTGCAACCGGATGAAGGTATTTGGCAGCTGAGAATTCCCATATTAGGTATCTGCTATGGTATGCAATTGCTGGTAACTCATTTTGGGGGAACTGTTCTTGCGGCAACAAAAAGGGAATATGGTTCTGCCATTCTTAATATTATCAATCCAGGTAAATTGCTTTCAGGATTGGGGAATGGGGAACAGGTTTGGATGAGTCATAGCGATACCATTGCTGTTTTGCCAAAATGTTTTTCTGTATTGGCAGAAACGGAAAACTCACCTTTTGCTGTAATAGCTCATCAGGATTTACCCTTTTATGGTCTGCAGTTTCATCCGGAAGTAACAAATACAAAAAACGGAATAACAATCCTAAAGAATTTCCTGCTGGACATAGCAAAAGTTACGCCGGATTGGACAGCAAGTGTCTTTATCAGCTCCAGCATTGACTTAATAAGAAAACAAATAGGCAAGCAAAAAGTAGTTTTAGGTTTAAGCGGAGGTGTGGATTCCACTGTTACTGCTTTTTTACTTTATAAAGCAATTGGTAAGCAATTACTGCCAATTTTTGTTGATACAGGACTTATGCGCTATAAAGAAGCAGAAAGAATCCAAGAGACCTTTGAGGCATTTCCTGATCTGCAGATTCGCTATGTAGATGCCAGCAATATATTCCTTTCCCGGCTGAAAGGAATTACCGATCCCGAGAAAAAACGAAAAATTATCGGAAACACTTTTATTGAGGAATTTGAAAAAGTAGCTC harbors:
- a CDS encoding tRNA (5-methylaminomethyl-2-thiouridylate)-methyltransferase, with the protein product MKAHKAIALFSGGLDSILAVKWMQSKGYAVHPVFFKAPYLFPERAIHYAEKNDINLEVIDVSEEHIKLLDNPVYGFGKWMNPCIDCHGFMFKKAAELMLERDADYLISGEVLGQRPKSQRRDALDSVSKLSNVKDLIIRPLSQNLLPDTLPIREGWVNKKDMLSFQGRGRLAQLALAEELGVVDFPSPAGGCLLTDRNYCLRLRDLQKHHQDNLHSIELLAYGRHFRLTKEAKLIIGRDEAENETLRQIFQQGVMLEAKEYTGPLGFITGKLNYETLDLALSLFVLYHSKVPIFTTINVWRITDNKITGKMIKIATKRDRELIKKYLISYS
- a CDS encoding MBL fold metallo-hydrolase, producing the protein MIKIESTVLLENFQTNTYLLWEGDSSEAFLIDPASPSEAFLKRINQLELKVKMIINTHGHADHIGGNQYFAKAFNCPVAIHQADAEMLTNNCKNMSTYMGYELQLASPQIILQDGDELFLGSEQVKVIHTPGHTKGSICLLAGKYLISGDTLFEQSIGRTDFPGGSHSAIIDSIKNKLFVLKDDVLVFPGHGPSTSIGLEKFNNPFVN
- the guaA gene encoding glutamine-hydrolyzing GMP synthase — its product is MQHKVLILDFGSQYTQLIARKVRSLHIYCEIHPFNIRMEQIQSLAPQAIIFSGSPYSINDQDSLQPDEGIWQLRIPILGICYGMQLLVTHFGGTVLAATKREYGSAILNIINPGKLLSGLGNGEQVWMSHSDTIAVLPKCFSVLAETENSPFAVIAHQDLPFYGLQFHPEVTNTKNGITILKNFLLDIAKVTPDWTASVFISSSIDLIRKQIGKQKVVLGLSGGVDSTVTAFLLYKAIGKQLLPIFVDTGLMRYKEAERIQETFEAFPDLQIRYVDASNIFLSRLKGITDPEKKRKIIGNTFIEEFEKVAQEYKEVRYLAQGTLYPDVIESAAIAGKTATIKSHHNVGGLPEKMKLTLIEPLRELFKDEVREVGTLLGLPETIVQRHPFPGPGLAVRIIGEVDAEKVRILQLADEIFISELQKNGLYNRTWQAFAVLLPVRTVGVMGDERSYEQVCALRAVDSVDGMTATCSQLPLSFLQEVANRICNEVQGISRVVYDISSKPPATIEWE